Within Drosophila willistoni isolate 14030-0811.24 unplaced genomic scaffold, UCI_dwil_1.1 Seg502, whole genome shotgun sequence, the genomic segment GCAAAGTCCttctaaaattaattcattagcATTTTATTACTggggagcaacagcagcagcaacaaaccGACAAAAGATGCCaatgaaaatgttgcaaatgAAGATTCCTTTGCCGAGTCGAGTCCTGTGCCTCCTGCTGGTAAGTTTATTAGTTAGTCGAAAGGAATCATCCAGGTGATACGCCATAAAATTGAGTGATGTATCGTAAAGTCAAAACtggaaattatatatatacagcaaAAATACTTTAAGAAACTTACTTTGCGCTTATtgtaaatgaattttaatccaaataagataataattttacaacaaagaaaagaatgtCTTATTTGTAAATTCACGTGGTTCGattgacttttatttttatcgatattttaCGAATACTTAAGCTGGGAACTATCGATGGCACTATCGAGGTATCGAATATTTACCACCATCGATTGTTTTTGGCCACTATCGATAgtataacatacatatgtaatagtTACACAACAATTGAAAAGAAACGCTTGGATGGagtaaaatttatgttaaatgtttttctttgctttctttaattttggttttaagGATTGATCTCCATAAATTTAAAAGTCTGAAAACTAAtatatgttaatttaattttaattcaaacaaaatcaaaacaggtaaattttttttttgatattaattGGTAAAGTATTTATATAACTTGAAAGGCTAAAACTATATAATTTTGGTTATTAATATTAGGTTAAGCAAAattgtattcattttttttgaaaatgatacttttgtaattaaattttgctcCTAAAACATTGAAATATCGAATCACGCCACTATCGATAGTTTCCAAGCTCTAACAAATGCAACACTAAAAATTTGACCCGAGTGTGGTTTCACGTTTTTCTAACACTACTTTCTACGATTTTCCAAAAACTGGATAATATTAATTGTGGTCAAGTAGGCGGCACTGGCACTAAAAGTTTTCGGTCGACCTCAGCTCACAATCGACTTCACTTGCTTCGCAGCAGTCAAGGAACAAGTTCaactttttacttcttctggtccttctcctttaaagcatttaaaaatttaaacgcTTAATTTAATCCTTctcctttaaagcatttaaaaatttaaaacgctttaatttattccttctcctttaaagcatttaaaaatttaaaacgctttaaatATTCCTGCATCTTATGAACTGAGCGCTTTTCGGAATCATTAAGATGAAGTCGTTTCAGTcagaaaacatttatattccttatttgttttctttacgtcagcataagattttaaaattttatattcccgtctaaatataataaaatatttttccttaatcTTTACAATACCAAATTACAAGATCCTCCACAACAGACACATCATATAAATAGTCcggatttcattttgttgtctatCCACGGCGTTGGAATTACTTCATGGATTACTGAGTGTCGAAGTTAAAGGGGAACACATAAGCCATTTGACTTCCTTTCTTCCTATGGGCGATCTGGCAAAAGTAAtgcttttgattaattttcctctattacttgtttttttagtttccACTGTATTAATGATGCACTGAAttatacttttttatataaaggTGGTAGAcctaacattttttttttatataaatatgctcccgacgctcctgctcacggcgctcctgctcacggcgCTCCTCCTCAAGGCTCTCCTGCTCAcggcgctcctgctcacggcgttcctgctcacgacgctcctgctcacgacgctcctgctcacgagctcctgctcacgacatTCCAGCTCACGACATTCCAGCTCAcggcgctcctgctcacgacgctcctgctcacgacggcGTTCCCAATGGAGACGTTCCCGCTCatgacgctcctgctcacgaagctcctgctcacgacgctcctgctcacgacgctcctgctcacgacgctcctgcaTTTGACGGCGTTCCCATTGGAGACGTTCCTGATGGATACGTTTCTGATGGAGACGTTCGCGATGTTGGCGCTCCcgctcacgacgctcctctTGACGGCGCTCCCGGTGATTCTCCTGCTGGGACGCTGATTCATATGTGAATTGGCAACAATATAATCAGTCGGTGGTTGCTGCTCATAGTCATCGAAAAGCTGTTGCTGCCACTGCAGACGCTGTCGATTTTCACGAATTTCATCCTCCACTGGGATGAGGCAACTGTACAATTGACGTGTATTATATGGATTATACGAATTCTGATCATCCTGTCTGGCCCATTCGGGAATCTGTTGCTGCAGTGGATTGTTTGGTCGCTGTTGCATCTGTTCCAGTAGATCCAGCTCTCGGTCTTGATATTGACGGCGTTGTCGTTGCATTTGCTCATTTTGCTGCTGGCGATGTTGCTCAATTTGCTGTTGTCgcttctcctcctcctggAGGTACTGCTGTCGCAGTTCCTCTTGATATTGTTGCAAATATCGCTTATTCTCGGTCGATTCCGGTGCCGATTGACGCAATCCCGCATCCACTTCGAATACATGTTGATGATGTCTTCTATAATTCTTTATTTGCGTCATGCTTGCACTGCAGGCTGCGTCCAGGTTGCTATACCGGCCACCACGCCAGCCGAGTTCCGCGAGAATTGGGCCCTCTCAATTAATGCTGAAAATACCTGCACGTTCAATGTTTCGGACTTGTAGCCTTTATCGATGCTAGGAAGTCTTGCAGGTGCAAGTTGTGCTTCCCCGACAGAAAGTCAGGTCTATTACTGAGCCGAGTCCCGCTCTATTGAAGGTATTTTGGGATCCTACGTTAAGCAAAGCTATATCAAGTGTTGCAAATGCCTCTAAAAGTGCTCTCCCTTTGGCATTGGTTAGACTGCTACCCCATTCAACAGCCCAGGCGTTGAAGTCCCCAGCTATAATAACTGGGCTGCGGGTACGTGCGTCTGCTCGAGATCGTCTAAGGCATCACTGAAGCTTTGGATATTCAGACTTGGTGGCAAGTAGCAGCTGTAGACCCAGTGGCCGCTTATGTTTGCCCTGACATAGTGCTCCTTGTTTAGCACGGAACGCTGCAATAGTGATGGCGTTCCACAAGCCCAGATCGCTGCCTTCCCAGAAATACTGCAGGACCAGTTATTTCCAGTTCTGGCCTTAAAAGGTTCGCTTATAATGGCTATGTCTGTTCTAGACTCACCCAATGTCTGTGATAGCAGCTCATGGGCTGCCCAGCAATGATTTAGATTAAGCTGGATAAACTTAATCATCATTATTGTGGCTGCCAGCTACATGTGAGAGTGAAGTCAGTCCTTCTGCTGCACATAGAAAACATTTGGCCTCGTTACAGCAGTCCCGAATTTTATGACCGCTGGTTCCGCATTTTAAGCACCAGCCACTTCTGTCAACGTCGCTATTACATTTGGCAGCGACATGGCCAGTTTTTAGGCACTTGTAGAATCTAACTGGGCATTATTAATTCTGATTCGGCACACTGACTATGCCACCGTAATCTTATTGGCCTTGAGGATTGTCTCTGCGGTTGTTGCCGGAACATATATGAGCGCTTTCTGGGTATCACGATATGATGGGCAGAGACTTTTGACAGCGCCTGGCTCTAGGTCAATTTTCAACTTGGTAGAAAAGGCTGCTACTATCTCTTCTACGGTTGTCTCGTTGTCTAGGTCCAGTATTTCCAGCCTTATATTATCTGTGAGAGCGCGAGTTTCGAACTTGGCGCCCAGCACATTGCCAATATCTTCTTTTAGCTTATGAAGGTTATCTGCTCTTCCCTTACTTAGCTCGAGGAGTAAGTCGCCATTCGCTGTGCGCCTCACCTTGGTAACATTTCCTCCAACggctttaattttttcatcttGGCTTCTAGTTACCATTTTGAGCATATCGCTATATGAGACCCCTTCAGTGCTATGCAGAATAATAGCATCTGGTCTATGCTTTAACTGagcctttctttttgttttagactCCACAGTTTTCCATTCTGGTTGAACTTGGGGAGCTGAGGCTTTGTGACCTTGCTGTGCATTGTTCTGGGTCTTATTTGCCCGTGTACCTTTGTGAGAAGCTTTTCGGTCTGCCAATTTTGTCCTGCTGCTTTCTTGTGGTGTCCACTGTGTCTGCACATTCGTGGTATTCTCCATTTTTTTGAGGATTGCGAATGCTGAGAGTGCAGACTTGTTTAACGCAAAGACTTGCTGGGCTTGGTCCTTCATGTcattatttacatatgtatctgGCGTTTCGCAGTGCTTTAGCTAGCTCACCTGACTTTTTCACCATTGACCGGAGTAGAATACCTAGGTCTTCGTTTTCGGGATCAACTGGTTCGCATATTGCGTTCATCTGATTCGGCTGCTGTGGGTCGG encodes:
- the LOC124461494 gene encoding signal transducer and activator of transcription C-like, with the protein product MTQIKNYRRHHQHVFEVDAGLRQSAPESTENKRYLQQYQEELRQQYLQEEEKRQQQIEQHRQQQNEQMQRQRRQYQDRELDLLEQMQQRPNNPLQQQIPEWARQDDQNSYNPYNTRQLYSCLIPVEDEIRENRQRLQWQQQLFDDYEQQPPTDYIVANSHMNQRPSRRITGSAVKRSVVSGSANIANVSIRNVSIRNVSNGNAVKCRSVERHERERLHWERRREQERREQERRELECRELECREQEL